From one uncultured Paludibacter sp. genomic stretch:
- a CDS encoding RelA/SpoT family protein, producing MNPKHSALYKKLFAKHTDILTSAERNKIKSLLKNFPPDNKMSFPDFFIEKLEILDILLNEIGLNKPAIISVLFLEAVENKHISPEELENEFQVMVAPILNGLQRIEQLYQKNLALETENFRKLLLTLAEDVRVILIMLAIRLRTMRNLNNFPEEEIQQIARESAFLYAPLAHRMGLYTVKTELEDLSLKYTNREIYKEIAGKLAETKRSRDKYIAEFIEPLKIKLQDVGFPFEIKGRTKSIHSIYSKIKKQNTPFEGIYDLFAIRVIFDTPIDKEKLACWQAYSIITDMYQPNPKRLRDWISIPKSNGYESLHTTVLGPQGKWVEVQIRTERMNEVAEKGLAAHWKYKGIKSESGMDEWLKNIREILENPELNAVDFMDEFKLDLYDKEVFVFTPNGDLHKLAKGATALDFAFSIHSNLGIKCVGAKVNGKNVPIKYVLNNGDQVEVLTSPTQKPSQAWLQIATTSKAKNKIRQALKDIEFKDAEFGRETLLRRFKNWKIEVDDGRISRLAKKKSFKTVSDFYQAIAQEKIDIHDIRELYLELEKRDTTPGAEIRTAETFTKEISAIPETTAKEDVLVIGEDLKNVEFKLAKCCNPIYGDDVFGFVSVSGGIKIHRTDCPNAPQMISRLGYRIIKARWSGKSVGSQYPITLRVVGHDDIGIVTNITSIISKEKNVLLRSISIDSQAGLFQGNLTIMVSDNKELDNVIKKIKNVKGVKNVSRS from the coding sequence ATGAACCCCAAACACAGCGCTTTATACAAAAAATTATTTGCAAAACATACAGATATTCTAACTTCGGCGGAGAGAAACAAGATAAAATCTTTGTTGAAAAATTTTCCTCCCGACAATAAAATGTCCTTTCCTGATTTTTTTATTGAAAAGTTGGAAATCCTTGACATTCTTTTGAATGAAATAGGACTGAATAAACCCGCGATTATAAGTGTACTGTTTTTGGAAGCGGTAGAAAATAAACACATCTCTCCCGAAGAGCTGGAAAATGAATTTCAGGTGATGGTTGCCCCTATATTAAACGGACTCCAACGCATTGAACAACTTTACCAAAAAAACCTCGCTCTCGAGACCGAAAACTTCCGGAAGTTGCTGCTTACACTTGCTGAAGACGTGCGTGTAATTTTAATTATGCTTGCCATTCGTTTGCGTACAATGCGAAATTTAAACAATTTTCCCGAAGAAGAAATTCAGCAAATTGCACGCGAAAGCGCTTTTTTGTACGCTCCGCTTGCGCATCGTATGGGACTTTATACGGTAAAAACCGAACTGGAAGATTTATCTTTAAAATACACCAACAGAGAAATCTATAAAGAAATCGCGGGGAAATTAGCCGAAACAAAACGGTCGCGCGACAAATACATAGCCGAATTTATCGAACCGTTGAAAATTAAACTGCAAGATGTAGGTTTTCCGTTTGAAATAAAAGGACGTACAAAATCCATACATTCCATTTATTCCAAAATTAAAAAACAAAATACCCCGTTTGAAGGTATTTACGATTTATTTGCCATCCGCGTAATTTTCGACACTCCCATCGATAAAGAAAAACTCGCTTGTTGGCAGGCATATTCCATTATTACCGATATGTATCAGCCAAATCCGAAACGACTTCGGGATTGGATATCCATACCAAAATCAAACGGTTACGAAAGTTTGCATACGACGGTTTTAGGTCCGCAAGGGAAATGGGTGGAAGTGCAAATCCGCACCGAGCGTATGAACGAAGTAGCTGAAAAAGGGCTTGCCGCACACTGGAAGTACAAAGGTATAAAGAGCGAAAGCGGAATGGACGAATGGTTGAAAAATATCCGCGAGATTCTTGAAAATCCGGAATTAAACGCGGTGGATTTTATGGACGAGTTCAAACTGGATTTGTACGACAAAGAAGTGTTTGTTTTTACTCCCAATGGCGATTTACATAAACTTGCCAAAGGCGCTACCGCGTTGGACTTTGCGTTTTCCATCCACAGTAATTTAGGTATAAAATGCGTGGGTGCAAAGGTGAACGGAAAAAACGTACCCATTAAATACGTTTTGAACAACGGAGACCAAGTAGAAGTGCTCACCTCACCCACTCAAAAACCCAGTCAGGCGTGGCTGCAAATCGCCACTACTTCCAAGGCAAAGAACAAAATACGCCAGGCGTTGAAAGATATTGAGTTCAAAGACGCAGAATTTGGACGGGAAACGCTTTTAAGACGCTTCAAAAACTGGAAAATAGAAGTGGATGACGGAAGAATTTCACGTTTGGCAAAAAAGAAAAGTTTCAAGACCGTAAGTGACTTTTATCAAGCCATCGCACAAGAAAAAATCGATATTCACGATATTCGAGAATTGTATTTGGAACTTGAAAAACGCGACACGACTCCAGGAGCAGAAATACGCACGGCAGAAACATTCACAAAAGAAATATCTGCAATTCCCGAAACAACTGCCAAAGAAGACGTACTTGTAATTGGCGAAGATTTGAAAAACGTTGAATTTAAGCTCGCAAAATGTTGTAATCCGATTTATGGCGACGATGTATTTGGGTTTGTATCCGTTTCGGGCGGAATCAAGATTCATCGTACAGATTGTCCGAATGCGCCTCAAATGATTTCACGTTTGGGTTACAGAATAATAAAAGCGCGCTGGTCGGGAAAATCAGTCGGTTCGCAATACCCGATTACGCTGCGTGTGGTAGGACACGATGATATCGGCATTGTTACCAACATTACTTCGATTATTTCCAAAGAGAAAAATGTGCTGTTACGTTCCATTTCCATTGACAGCCAAGCGGGACTTTTCCAGGGAAACCTCACCATTATGGTAAGCGACAATAAAGAACTGGATAATGTGATTAAAAAAATCAAAAATGTGAAAGGCGTGAAAAATGTGTCGAGAAGCTGA
- a CDS encoding hypothetical protein (Evidence 5 : Unknown function), protein MDVADKAQLQNSENVLDIFVSPEGIFCAVSDENKNVILRQQLNTEINSKTDIQKIEDFFNQPELDVLSENVNIYIENSTYQLIPSELYRHQDTEKLFEMTLGKTENETIQSSVLPKWNMHLAYRIPEKLRLFLAEKFPDTEPKHIVFDLLKTFIKRSEEAVYLNLRKNVADLALIKDNKLQLLNSFDVKTDEDIVYFAMNIFEQFQLNPENFKLKIKISKSDNKSAVELLKEYISEVEE, encoded by the coding sequence ATGGATGTAGCGGACAAAGCACAATTACAAAATTCGGAAAACGTACTGGATATTTTTGTTTCTCCGGAAGGGATTTTTTGCGCTGTTTCCGATGAGAACAAAAACGTAATTCTTCGTCAGCAACTAAATACGGAAATAAATTCTAAAACCGATATACAAAAAATAGAAGATTTTTTTAATCAACCGGAGTTGGACGTTTTGAGTGAAAATGTGAATATTTATATCGAAAATTCCACGTATCAACTTATTCCCAGCGAGTTATACAGGCATCAAGATACCGAAAAACTATTTGAAATGACTTTGGGAAAAACCGAAAATGAAACCATCCAATCATCGGTGCTGCCCAAATGGAATATGCATTTAGCGTATCGAATTCCCGAAAAATTGAGGTTATTTCTTGCGGAAAAATTTCCCGATACAGAACCCAAACATATCGTTTTCGATTTGCTGAAAACATTTATCAAACGTTCGGAAGAAGCTGTTTATCTTAATTTGAGAAAAAATGTGGCGGATTTGGCATTGATAAAAGACAATAAACTTCAACTGCTCAACTCCTTCGATGTGAAAACCGATGAAGATATTGTTTATTTTGCAATGAATATTTTCGAACAATTTCAATTAAATCCTGAAAATTTCAAACTAAAAATAAAAATCAGCAAAAGCGACAATAAATCAGCGGTAGAATTACTGAAGGAATATATTTCAGAAGTGGAAGAATAA
- a CDS encoding Methyltransferase, which produces MRIISGKYKSRRIDVPHNITARPTTDFAKEGLFNLLNNQIDFEDIDVLDLFAGTGSISLEFVSRGARNVTSVEKSDLHCNFIRKTCKMLDINNLILIKGDVFRYVETCKTKFDVIFADPPYELQNLPEIPDIIFKNQLLKADGLFILEHSAKNHFENHPNFSHHRNYGNVNFTFFENK; this is translated from the coding sequence ATGCGAATAATCAGCGGAAAATATAAATCAAGACGAATTGACGTTCCTCACAATATTACGGCGCGTCCCACAACGGATTTTGCCAAGGAAGGATTGTTTAATCTTCTGAATAATCAAATTGATTTTGAAGATATTGATGTGTTGGATTTATTTGCCGGAACCGGGAGCATTAGTTTGGAATTTGTTTCACGCGGAGCGCGAAATGTAACAAGTGTTGAAAAAAGCGATTTACATTGCAATTTTATTCGTAAAACCTGTAAAATGCTTGACATTAATAACTTAATATTAATAAAAGGCGATGTGTTTCGGTATGTTGAAACGTGTAAAACGAAATTTGATGTGATTTTTGCCGATCCTCCGTATGAACTTCAGAATCTTCCTGAAATTCCCGACATTATTTTTAAGAATCAACTACTAAAGGCGGATGGACTTTTCATTTTGGAACATTCCGCTAAAAACCATTTTGAAAACCATCCAAATTTTTCGCACCATAGAAATTATGGCAATGTGAATTTTACCTTTTTTGAAAATAAATGA
- the uraA gene encoding putative uracil permease (Evidence 3 : Putative function from multiple computational evidences), with protein MEKNQRSLFQTILLGIQFMFVAFGATILVPILVTSGVETELAKQGITSFPDTYKHFSPAIALLASGVSTLLFHLVTKGKVPVFLGSSFSFIAPIPIAIVAFGYSNTLSGLMVVGVMYALFGALVKIFGTGFIDKIFPPVVIGPVIMVIGLSLAPVAIGNASQHWGIALITLLTAICTVMYGKGMLKLVPIFTALVVGYSISYFLGLVDTSSILKANWLSLPPVTMPTFDWRAILYIAPVAIAPIVEHVGNIYAIGNVAGKDFIKEPGLHRTMWGDGLGSFMASALGGPPSTTYAEVTGAIQLTKVTDPRVLRISAITAIVVSFIGVLTAVLTSIPKPVLGGIMILLFGMISSIGITTLIKGKVDFMNTKNQIIASVILVIGIGGANVSFGTFQMSGIGLCSIVGVLLNLILPESLEKISLLSKKKV; from the coding sequence ATGGAAAAAAATCAACGAAGTTTATTTCAAACCATTTTATTAGGAATTCAGTTTATGTTTGTTGCCTTTGGCGCTACTATTTTAGTGCCCATTTTGGTAACTTCAGGCGTTGAAACAGAACTTGCGAAACAAGGAATCACCTCTTTTCCTGACACATACAAACATTTTTCTCCTGCCATCGCTTTGTTGGCTTCGGGTGTATCAACATTGTTGTTTCATCTTGTAACTAAAGGAAAAGTGCCTGTATTTTTAGGCAGCAGTTTTTCATTTATAGCTCCCATTCCTATTGCTATTGTCGCTTTCGGGTACAGCAACACGCTTTCAGGATTAATGGTAGTGGGCGTAATGTATGCCTTGTTTGGGGCATTGGTAAAAATCTTCGGGACGGGATTTATCGATAAGATTTTCCCGCCTGTTGTAATCGGACCCGTAATTATGGTTATCGGTTTATCATTAGCTCCCGTAGCAATAGGAAATGCTTCACAACATTGGGGAATTGCTCTTATTACATTGTTAACTGCGATTTGCACTGTTATGTACGGCAAAGGAATGTTGAAGCTAGTACCTATTTTCACAGCATTGGTTGTAGGATATTCCATTTCCTATTTCTTGGGATTAGTAGATACTTCAAGCATTTTGAAAGCGAACTGGTTAAGTCTGCCGCCTGTAACCATGCCAACTTTTGATTGGCGTGCCATTCTTTATATTGCTCCCGTTGCAATCGCTCCTATTGTAGAACACGTGGGAAATATTTACGCCATTGGAAACGTTGCAGGGAAAGATTTTATTAAAGAACCCGGACTGCATCGTACGATGTGGGGCGACGGTTTAGGAAGTTTTATGGCGTCAGCGCTTGGAGGACCTCCCAGCACTACTTATGCCGAAGTTACCGGAGCTATTCAACTTACCAAAGTTACAGATCCGAGAGTATTGCGCATTTCTGCCATTACTGCCATTGTAGTTTCTTTCATCGGAGTGCTTACGGCAGTTCTTACTTCCATTCCAAAACCGGTGTTGGGTGGAATTATGATTTTACTTTTCGGAATGATTTCGTCCATAGGTATTACTACCTTAATTAAAGGAAAAGTGGATTTTATGAACACGAAAAATCAAATTATAGCTTCCGTTATTTTAGTTATAGGTATTGGAGGTGCAAATGTATCGTTCGGTACTTTTCAAATGTCGGGAATAGGATTATGTAGCATTGTGGGAGTTTTGTTGAATCTAATTCTCCCCGAAAGTTTGGAAAAGATTTCTTTATTAAGTAAAAAGAAAGTATAA
- a CDS encoding conserved membrane hypothetical protein (Evidence 4 : Unknown function but conserved in other organisms), which produces MFEKIFKIKERKSSIRQEFIGGLVTFLTMAYIIFVNPNILSASGMDKNALITVTCIAAIIGTLLVGFWANVPFAMAPGMGLNAMFTYTLVLSQGATWQQALGVVFLSGVFFIIISLLGLRHKIVDAIPESLRIAIGAGIGLFIAFIGFKQMGLIVSNPATLVGLGKFTPGLVIGIIGLFVTVLLEQYKVKGSILIGIILSAVLGFIFDKNIAFPSQIISTPPSIAPVFFKLDILSVLKISFIVPIFSFLFVNLFDSIGTAIACSMEAGLIDKNGKMPHIKKVLEADATATMLSGFLGTSSTVTYIESAAGIANGARTGLSSVFTALFFVLAMFFAPVIGVVPAYATAPALILVGIYMAKHLIKIDFTNLYIAVPAFLTLILMPLTYSISSGIAYGFASYLLLCLFTKKLDKVHPIMWFIGILSILEIVVSQLH; this is translated from the coding sequence ATGTTTGAAAAAATCTTTAAAATCAAAGAGCGTAAATCTTCCATTCGTCAAGAATTTATAGGCGGTTTAGTAACTTTCCTTACAATGGCTTACATTATTTTTGTAAACCCGAATATTCTTTCCGCTTCAGGAATGGATAAAAACGCACTAATCACCGTAACTTGTATTGCAGCTATTATAGGAACACTTTTAGTGGGATTTTGGGCAAATGTTCCATTCGCTATGGCGCCCGGTATGGGACTCAACGCTATGTTTACCTATACGCTTGTATTAAGTCAGGGAGCAACATGGCAACAAGCATTAGGTGTGGTTTTCCTCTCCGGTGTATTTTTCATTATTATTTCCTTGCTGGGTTTACGTCATAAAATTGTGGATGCCATCCCTGAATCGCTTCGTATAGCTATTGGCGCCGGTATTGGATTATTTATCGCATTCATCGGTTTTAAACAAATGGGGCTAATTGTTTCCAACCCGGCAACTTTGGTAGGATTAGGTAAATTTACGCCCGGTTTAGTGATTGGTATTATCGGATTATTTGTTACCGTTTTATTAGAACAATACAAAGTAAAAGGTTCTATTTTGATAGGCATTATTTTATCTGCGGTATTAGGATTTATTTTTGATAAAAACATTGCATTTCCCTCACAAATTATAAGCACGCCACCTTCAATTGCTCCTGTTTTTTTCAAGTTAGATATTCTTTCTGTTTTAAAAATCAGCTTTATTGTTCCGATATTCTCTTTCCTTTTCGTGAATTTATTTGATTCTATCGGAACTGCCATCGCCTGTTCAATGGAAGCCGGATTAATTGATAAAAATGGAAAAATGCCTCACATTAAAAAAGTACTTGAAGCAGATGCTACCGCCACCATGTTGAGCGGTTTTCTTGGTACAAGCAGTACGGTAACTTACATTGAATCGGCTGCCGGAATTGCAAACGGTGCGCGTACCGGTTTAAGTTCGGTATTTACGGCATTGTTTTTTGTTTTGGCAATGTTTTTTGCTCCCGTGATTGGCGTAGTTCCTGCTTATGCAACTGCACCTGCACTTATTTTGGTCGGAATTTACATGGCAAAACATCTTATAAAAATTGATTTTACTAATTTATATATTGCAGTTCCTGCTTTTTTGACTCTAATTTTAATGCCTTTAACTTACAGTATCAGTTCAGGAATTGCCTACGGATTTGCCAGTTATCTTCTACTTTGTTTATTTACAAAGAAATTGGATAAAGTACATCCAATTATGTGGTTTATAGGAATTTTATCCATATTAGAAATTGTTGTTTCACAACTTCATTGA
- a CDS encoding Pseudouridine synthase has translation MKNTKPTSPVKLTKLTVKEPAELMDFLIAKMGGMSRNSVKSLLSHRQVSVNNKITTQFNFPLKATDTVVINSSRGNIELTHPKLRIMFEDDDLIVVEKKEGLLSVTTGKEKEITAFQILKNYVKKSSPQNRIYVVHRLDRETSGILVFAKNRETQLTLQENWHQIVTKRVYVALVEGKVQKEKDRLETWLKEHEKSLKIRSYNTDNGGQMAVTNYRRVKYNENFSLLEIELETGRKNQIRVHMESIGHPIVGDKKYGSTNTGLGRLALHARILEFYHPVTEEIVHFETPVPREFLKVFHK, from the coding sequence ATGAAAAATACAAAACCAACTTCCCCGGTAAAACTGACAAAACTCACAGTGAAAGAACCTGCTGAGTTAATGGATTTTTTAATTGCAAAAATGGGTGGAATGAGCCGTAATTCTGTAAAATCATTGCTTTCGCACCGTCAAGTTTCTGTAAATAATAAAATTACCACACAATTTAATTTTCCTTTAAAAGCTACCGATACGGTCGTTATTAACAGTTCCAGAGGCAATATTGAACTTACGCATCCGAAACTGCGTATTATGTTTGAAGACGATGATTTAATTGTTGTGGAAAAAAAAGAAGGATTACTATCAGTAACTACCGGAAAAGAAAAAGAAATTACTGCTTTTCAGATTCTAAAAAATTACGTAAAGAAAAGTTCGCCTCAAAATCGAATTTATGTGGTTCACAGGTTGGATAGAGAAACATCGGGAATTTTAGTTTTTGCAAAAAATCGTGAAACTCAACTTACATTGCAGGAGAATTGGCATCAAATAGTTACAAAAAGAGTGTATGTGGCATTGGTAGAAGGCAAAGTGCAAAAAGAAAAAGACCGGTTAGAAACCTGGCTGAAAGAACACGAAAAATCATTAAAAATCCGCTCGTACAATACGGATAACGGAGGACAAATGGCAGTAACCAATTATCGCCGGGTAAAATATAATGAGAATTTTTCATTGCTTGAAATAGAATTGGAAACGGGACGTAAAAATCAAATTCGCGTGCATATGGAAAGCATTGGACACCCGATTGTAGGCGACAAAAAATATGGCTCTACTAACACAGGTTTAGGAAGATTAGCTTTACATGCGCGTATTTTGGAGTTTTATCATCCTGTAACAGAAGAAATTGTACATTTTGAAACACCTGTACCAAGAGAATTTCTAAAAGTATTTCATAAATAA